The Candidatus Dependentiae bacterium genome window below encodes:
- the tpiA gene encoding triose-phosphate isomerase, with product MKKNKLLVANWKMELSYNQSIEWLKQYGPELKELATTEQVELVVCPSFTCLDYFKNYLGDTKVKLGAQDCSGHTHGSYTGQVAATSLKELTCKYCIIGHTEWKCSINNLVHKLNEQVAQKAAILIHEGIVPIVCIGETLIEKQTGKTLEILEQQLAQVLQAAQASNYTQLVIAYEPVWAIGTGALPEVQELQAICKHIKLYCAQFLDQNTIRLLYGGSVNSKNTEKWLQIPEIDGFLVGKASLDFQELKKIVVLVSRG from the coding sequence ATGAAAAAGAACAAACTACTTGTAGCTAATTGGAAGATGGAACTTTCTTATAATCAATCAATCGAATGGCTTAAGCAGTACGGTCCAGAGCTCAAAGAATTAGCCACAACTGAGCAGGTAGAATTAGTTGTATGTCCAAGTTTTACTTGTTTAGATTATTTTAAAAACTATTTAGGCGATACAAAAGTAAAACTTGGTGCTCAAGATTGTAGTGGTCACACACATGGGTCTTATACAGGACAAGTAGCAGCTACCTCCCTTAAAGAGCTTACCTGCAAGTACTGTATTATTGGCCATACTGAATGGAAATGCTCGATTAATAACTTAGTGCATAAGCTTAATGAGCAGGTTGCACAAAAAGCTGCTATACTTATACACGAAGGCATAGTTCCTATTGTTTGTATTGGCGAGACTTTAATCGAAAAACAAACAGGCAAAACACTCGAGATCCTAGAACAACAACTTGCTCAAGTTTTGCAAGCAGCACAAGCGAGCAATTACACGCAACTTGTTATTGCTTATGAGCCTGTATGGGCAATAGGCACGGGTGCACTACCAGAAGTGCAAGAGCTACAAGCTATCTGTAAGCACATAAAACTTTATTGTGCTCAGTTTTTAGACCAAAATACTATAAGATTACTCTATGGTGGCAGTGTAAACTCAAAAAACACAGAAAAATGGCTTCAAATACCTGAAATTGACGGTTTTTTAGTTGGTAAAGCAAGTCTCGATTTTCAAGAGCTTAAAAAAATTGTAGTATTAGTAAGTAGAGGGTAG
- the secG gene encoding preprotein translocase subunit SecG, which translates to MLYGLLVTLFTIMCLLLILIILIQKGKSSMGLGSLGGGSQMLFGGSGGQDVFQKATWVMGALFMIGSFGLALLKKPSSSSLLSSVSAKIAAEQQAQPVTVAVPENVSPEATATQNETQGYTASTEAQA; encoded by the coding sequence ATGTTATACGGTTTATTGGTAACTTTGTTTACTATAATGTGCTTATTGCTTATTTTAATTATCTTGATTCAAAAAGGTAAAAGCAGCATGGGCTTAGGTAGTTTAGGTGGCGGATCTCAAATGCTTTTTGGTGGTTCTGGCGGTCAAGATGTGTTTCAAAAAGCAACCTGGGTTATGGGTGCTTTATTTATGATAGGTTCATTTGGACTTGCTTTACTTAAAAAACCTTCTAGTTCCTCTCTACTGAGTAGCGTGAGCGCTAAAATAGCAGCAGAGCAACAAGCACAACCAGTTACTGTAGCAGTACCAGAAAATGTGTCTCCTGAAGCTACCGCAACTCAAAATGAAACTCAAGGATACACAGCATCCACAGAAGCTCAAGCGTAA